The Bombus fervidus isolate BK054 chromosome 3, iyBomFerv1, whole genome shotgun sequence genome includes a window with the following:
- the LOC139985486 gene encoding protein SPT2 homolog, whose protein sequence is MDFGTLLSVAQKNENNKQSIACYQTKFSPPKKPTKQSKSLSDNIKKFLARKEEEERQKALEEKKKRENLLALRDHKAQSRINKHLKVCKAANKSVLPDAIDNENTAVTMAGPSQPDEDDYGYVSQEASAFYNQLMSKYNNTTSQKPAFDDCRKRTIKDIASTKDRVKLALKQQEVEEALGHRRKRKHSVKEVELEVEEKTEKETKDDKKEKDEKSKAKRKPMPPPIDFTELLKIAEKKQHEPIIIEAKPKSDEPERLLTKKQMKEYAKEKEWRERKEQRNKLGNMNNKEGNVTTSNKLNKTQDSRNNASSSNKISKVSEKLTTVSSISNKTLPKATGLQSSTSKKGGIEKPNLNKVTPNKPNISKTSERDILSEERRRLETERKKLEEMRQAIEEEKKKLRLSKTQIEDTKNSKIEKSVSKMKVEKQELSKNIHKESPAVSVTKCRIPQTMNDKIKQFPPADMKSIKSKQMLHLKEQRKSLVNHKRRIRDEDDEEEYDSELEDFIDDEVEEGNEDYSKYISEIFGYDKNKYKYVDNDDDVAMESSFAQQLKEEYVSTKIGIMEDLEDMRMEALEKKRKALFKKKFKK, encoded by the exons ATGGATTTTGGTACTTTACTAAGTGTGGcccagaaaaatgaaaataataagcag TCAATTGCTTGTTAccaaacaaaattttctccACCCAAAAAACCAACCAAGCAGAGCAAATCACTTTCggacaatataaaaaaatttttagctcgtaaggaagaagaagaacgccAGAAAGCattagaagaaaagaaaaaaagagag AATTTATTAGCACTTCGTGATCATAAAGCCCAAAGtcgaataaataaacatttgaaAGTATGTAAAGCTGCAAATAAATCCGTATTGCCAGATGCAATTGACAATGAGAACACAGCTGTTACAATGGCAG GTCCTTCACAACCTGATGAAGACGACTACGGATATGTTTCGCAGGAAGCTTCTGCATTTTATAATCAATTAATGAGTAAATACAACAATACGACTTCGCAAAAACCAGCTTTCGATGACTGCCGAAAAAggacaataaaagatatagcATCTACAAAG GATAGAGTAAAACTAGCTTTAAAACAGCAAGAAGTGGAAGAAGCTTTAGGACACCGTCGGAAAAGAAAACATTCCGTAAAAGAGGTAGAATTagaagtagaagaaaaaaCTGAAAAAGAGACTAAAGatgataaaaaggaaaaagatgaGAAGTCAAAAGCCAAGAGGAAACCTATGCCACCACCAATTGATTTTACTGAATTACTAAAAATTGCTGAAAAGAAACAACATGAACCAATCATTATCGAAGCTAAACCAAAAAGTGATGAACCAGAAAGGTTATTGAcgaaaaaacaaatgaaagaatatgcaaaagaaaaagaatggcGAGAACGAAAAGAACAGCGAAATAAACTTGGcaatatgaataataaagaGGGAAATGTTACGACGTCtaataaactaaataaaacGCAAGATAGTCGTAATAATGCCAGTTCTTCtaacaaaatatcaaaagtatcCGAAAAATTAACCACAGTATCttcaatttcgaataaaactCTTCCCAAAGCAACAGGATTACAATCATCAACTTCTAAAAAGGGAGGTATTGAGAAACCTAATCTCAATAAAGTTACTCCAAACAAGCCCAACATTTCAAAAACATCTGAGAGAGATATACTTTCTGAGGAAAGAAGAAGGTTggaaacagagagaaaaaaattagaagaaatgCGACAAGCaattgaagaagaaaaaaagaaattaagattAAGCAAAACTCAGATTGAAGAtacgaaaaattcgaaaattgaaaagtcAGTATCAAAAATGAAAGTAGAGAAACAAGAGttatcaaaaaatatacataaagaaTCTCCAGCAGTTAGCGTAACAAAGTGTCGTATACCACAAACAatgaatgataaaataaaacaatttccacCAGCAGACATGAAGTCAATCAAATCTAAACAAATGCTTCATTTAAAGGAACAGAGGAAGTCACTGGTTAACCATAAAC GTCGTATAAGAGACGAAGATGATGAAGAGGAATATGACTCTGAGCTTGAAGATTTTATTGATGATGAAGTAGAAGAAGGAAATGAAGattatagtaaatatataaGCGAAATATTTggttacgataaaaataaatataaatatgttgaCAATGACGATGATGTAGCTATGGAAAGCAGTTTTGCACAGCAGCTCAAAGAGGAATATGTATCTACTAAAATAG GTATTATGGAAGATTTAGAAGACATGCGTATGGAAGctttggaaaaaaaaaggaaagctctctttaaaaaaaaatttaagaagtaa
- the LOC141445733 gene encoding uncharacterized protein, whose amino-acid sequence MEKVKKIKVNQAIELLWLNKKDAQKKKTNGYKIEKSLNIHAQCKIMHHYKKSKRQHPVSSSKYRILSEIKSHTTKKNWSKVKNLFLLLLNFSIDIEPLIWRYSLILSLYSNIDNLSNISQLFETCIGASHSDKNLILKNLLLLRHK is encoded by the exons atggagaaggtcaaaaaaataaaagtg aatcaAGCTATTGAATTACTTTGGCTAAATAAGAAAGATgcgcagaagaagaagacaaatggctataaaatagaaaaatcattaaatattcACGCTCAGTGTAAAATTATGCACCATTACAAGAAAAGTAAGAGGCAACATCCAGTAAGTTCCTCAAAATACAGGATACTCTCTGAAATAAAATCACATACAACTAAAAAAAATTGGAGTAAagttaaaaatctatttttattattactaaatttttctattgatATTGAACCTttaatatggcgttatagtcTTATACTTTCATTATATAGcaatatcgataatttatcTAATATTTCCCAACTTTTTGAAACATGTATTGGTGCTTCACAttctgataaaaatttaatattaaaaaatttattgttattgcgtcataaataa